The DNA sequence GCACCGGCTCGCCCAGGTGGAGACGGCGGTGGAGGCCGGGCACCGTACGCCGTCGGAGGTGGTGGCGAAGGTGTACGCCGAGGTGGACCGTTCCCTGTGGCCGGCCGCCGAGCTGTCGGTGCGGGCACAGCTGGAGTACCTGACCGAGCACGGGCTGATCCAGAGCTGAGCCGGCCCGTGCACGGCGAAGGGCCCCGCCGGCGGAGGCACGGGGTACGTACCCGGCCGGCGGGGCCCTTCGCGTACGGAGACGGGGTCAGCGCGAACGCTTCGCCAGCCGCTCCACGTCCAGCAGGATGACCGCCCGGGCCTCCAGGCGCAGCCAGCCGCGGCCCGCGAAGTCCGCGAGCGCCTTGTTGACCGTCTCGCGGGAGGCGCCGACCAGCTGGGCCAGCTCCTCCTGGGTGAGGTCGTGCACGACGTGGATGCCTTCCTCGGACTGGACGCCGAAGCGGCGCGACAGGTCCAGGAGGGCGCGGGCGACCCGGCCCGGCACATCGGAGAAGACCAGGTCGGACATCTGGTCGTTGGTCTTGCGCAGCCGCCGGGCGACCGCGCGCAGCAGAGCGGTGGCCACCTCGGGCCGGGCGTTCAGCCAGGGCTGCAGGTCGCCGTGGCCGAGGCCGAGCAGCTTGACCTCGGTCAGCGCGGAGGCGGTCGCCGTACGCGGGCCGGGGTCGAAGAGCGACAGCTCCCCGATCAGCTCGCCGGGGCCGAGCACGGCCAGCATGTTCTCGCGCCCGTCGGGCGAGGTGCGGTGGAGCTTCACCTTGCCCTCGGTGACCACGTACAGGCGGTCACCCTGGTCGCCCTCGTGGAACAGCGCGTCTCCGCGCGCGAGGGTCACCTCACTCATCGAGGCGCGGAGCTCCGCGGCCTGCTCGTCATCGAGCGCCGCGAAAAGCGGGGCGCGCCGCAGAACGTCGTCCACGAATTCTCTCCTTGTCGGCCTGTCCAGGGAACCGTGGTCCCCATCATGCCGGACGGTAAAACAGTGCGATCAATCACAAACCAGTTTGACGCACGGGCGTGCCGGACCGTACGGCAGGGGGCCGATCGGGGGCGGATGCGCCGTGACAGCGGTGGTTGTCGGTGCCTGGCTCTAGGCTGGCCGGGTGTCCAGAACGCCGGGGAGAGCGCGGTCCAAGGGGGTCGACGGGGTGCTGAAGGGCGGGGATTCCGCTGTGGGCGAACAGCCGCGGTCGCGCCCCGAGAATGCCGCGAATGGCTCCCTCGAAGGCGCGCTCGGCTCCCCCGGAGAGCCGGGGAAGAAGCCGCTTCGGAAGTCGGCCAGGAGGTCCGCAGTGCCATCGTCGTCATCATCAAAGCCCGGCGAATCCGGTGAATCCGGTGAATCCGGCACTTCCGGTAGGCCGGGCGGGGTCGCCGCGGTACGCAAGGGGGCCGGGGGCCGCAAGGGGGTCACGGGCCGCAAGGAGGCCGGGGGCCGTGTGGGGGCCGGGGCCGCGGTGCGCAAGGCGCCGAAGGCGGAGTCGCACCTCGCGATGGTCCGCCGGGCGCGCCGGATCAACCGCGAGCTCGCCGAGGTCTATCCGTACGCCCATCCCGAGCTGGACTTCCGTAACCCGTTCGAGCTCCTCGTGGCCACGGTCCTCTCCGCCCAGACCACCGACCTGAGGGTCAACCAGACCACCCCCGCGCTCTTCGCCGCCTACCCCACGCCCGAGGACATGGCGGCGGCCGTGCCGGAGGAGATGGAGGAGATCATCCGGCCGACCGGGTTCTTCCGGGCCAAGACCAAGTCGCTGCTCGGCCTCTCGGCCGCGCTCCGGGACGAGTTCGGCGGTGAGGTCCCGGGACGCCTGGAGGACCTCGTGAAGCTGCCCGGCGTCGGCCGCAAGACCGCCAACGTGGTCCTGGGCAACGCCTTCGGCGTCCCCGGCATCACCGTCGACACGCACTTCGGCCGTCTGGTGCGGCGCTGGAAGTGGACCGACGAGGAGGACCCGGTGAAGGTCGAGGCGGTCGTCGCCGGGATCTTCCCCAAGAACGAGTGGACGATGCTCTCGCACCGGGTGGTGTTCCACGGCCGCCGGATCTGCCACGCCCGCAAGCCCGCCTGCGGGGCCTGCCCCGTCGCCCCGCTCTGTCCTTCGTACGGGGAGGGCGAGACCGATCCGGTGAAGGCCGCGAAGCTCCTGAAGTACGAGATGGGCGGCTATCCGGGCCAGCGGCTCAGCCCGCCCGCCGACTACCCGGGAAAGCCCGCACCCGCGCTCGGGGCGGAGTGAGGGTCACCCCCTCGCCTTCGCCTTCACTCCTCAGGACGGAACGGCTCGGAACGAAATGGCCGACGACAGGCGTTGTGACTCAACGGGGGTGCCCATGACGCACGCGTACACACCCGGCATGGCACGGGCCGGGAACGGCTCCGCCGAGTGGCTGAGGAACGGAAGCCCGGGAGGGCCGGGACCGATGGACGGGATGGCCGACGCCGGGGTCGCCGTGACCACCGACGGCATCCCCGCATGGCTCGACCCCGTCGCCCGCGCCGCGCGCAGCGTCCAGCCGCAGCAGCTCAGCCGCTTCCTGCCGCCCGCGAGCGGGGCGGGCCGGCAGTCCGCCGTCCTGGTCCTGTTCGGCGAGGGGGAGCGCGGGCCGGAGCTGCTGCTGATGGAGCGCTCCGGGACCCTGCGCTCCCACGCCGGGCAGCCGTCGTTCCCCGGCGGCGCCCTGGACCCCGAGGACGGCGACCAGGCCACCACCGGGCCCTTGCGGGCGGCGCTGCGCGAGGCCGAGGAGGAGACCGGGCTCGACCCCCGGGGCGTACAGATCTTCGGCGTGCTGCCCCGGCTCTACATCCCGGTCAGTGGCTTCGTCGTGACGCCCGTGCTCGGCTGGTGGCGCGCGCCCAGCCCGGTCGGTGTGGTCGATCCGGCCGAGACGGCCCGGGTCTTCACGGTCCCCGTGGCGGATCTCACGGATCCCGCGAACCGGGCCACGGCCGTCCACCCGAGCGGGCACAGCGGCCCGGCATTCCTGGTCGAATCGGCCCTGGTCTGGGGCTTCACGGCCGGCGTGATCGACCGGATCGTGCACTACGCGGGATGGGAACGGCCCTGGGACAGGGACAGGCAGGTGCCGCTCGACTGGCGCGCATGACACGCTGGCTGTCCTGCTGCGCTGTTCCGGGCCCGGCCCGGACCCCGTCACCACCGACGGGCCAGGTGACGAACTGCGAGGGTACAGACGGTGAACGTGCTGGACATCCTGCTGCTGCTGGCTGCCGTGTGGTTCGCGGTCATCGGCTATCGCCAGGGTTTCGTCGTCGGCATCCTGTCGGTGATCGGCTTCCTCGGGGGCGGCCTCGTCGCCGTCTACCTGCTGCCGGTCATCTGGGACCGGTTGACCGAGGACGCCGAGGTCTCCACCGCCGTCGCCATCGGCGCGGTCGTCATCGTGATCGTCTGCGCCTCGGTCGGCCAGGCCTTCACCACCCACCTGGGCAACAAGCTCCGCCGGTACATCACGTGGTCGCCCGCGCGCGCCCTGGACGCCACCGGCGGCGCGCTGGTCAATGTGGTGGCCATGCTGCTGGTGGCCTGGATGATCGGCCTGCTGCTGGCGGGCACCTCGCTGCCGACGCTCGGCAAGGAGGTCCGCAGCTCCTCGGTGCTGCTCGGGGTCGACCGGGTGATGCCGAAGCAGGCGCCCAACTGGTTCCAGGACTTCTCCTCCGTCCTCGCGCAGAACGGCTTCCCGCAGGTCTTCAGCCCGTTCGCCAACGAACCGATCACCGAGGTCAAGGCCCCGGACCCGGCTCTCGTGGGGAGCCCGGTCGCCGCCCGCGCCAAGAAGTCGATCGTCAAGGTCGTGGGTACGGCCCCGAGCTGCGGCAAGGTCCTCGAAGGCACCGGCTTCGTCTTCTCCGAGCGCCGGGTGATGACCAACGCCCACGTGGTCGGCGGCGTGGACGAGCCCACCGTCCAGATCGGCGGCGAGGGCCGGCTGTACGACGCGAAGGTCGTCCTCTACGACTGGCAGCGCGACATCGCGGTCCTGGACGTCCCCGATCTCCGGGCCAGGCCGCTGCAGTTCACCGACCCGGACGACGACGCGGAGACCGGCGACAGCGCGATCGTCGCGGGCTTCCCCGAGAACGGCGCGTACGACGTGCGTTCGGCCCGCGTCCGCGCCCGCATCGACGCCGACGGCCCGGACATCTACCACCGGGGCACGGTGCGCCGCGATGTGTACTCGCTCTACGCGACGGTGCGCCAGGGCAACTCGGGCGGCCCGCTGCTCACTCCGGACGGAAAGGTGTACGGAGTGGTGTTCGCCAAGTCGCTCGACGACCCGGAGACCGGCTACGCGCTGACGGTCGACGAGATCCGCGAGGACATCGAGATCGGCCTTGAGGCCAACCAGCAGGTCGACAGCCAGGGCTGCGCCCTCTGAGGGCTGTCCCGCAGCCCTGGTGGATCAGCCTCGCAGTCCCCGCAGTCCCCGCTGGATCAGCGCCGGAAAAGGTCAGTTACGAGGGTGGCGGAGCCGTGCCGAGACCCAGCGGGCCCGACGGCGGAGGATGCGCGGAATCCCGAGACGGGAACGGTGAAGGTCATGCACATCGTGCACCCGGCCGCGGGGGCCGCCCCCCTCATGAGTGCTCACACCGGCTGAT is a window from the Streptomyces sp. MMBL 11-1 genome containing:
- the nth gene encoding endonuclease III, which produces MPSSSSSKPGESGESGESGTSGRPGGVAAVRKGAGGRKGVTGRKEAGGRVGAGAAVRKAPKAESHLAMVRRARRINRELAEVYPYAHPELDFRNPFELLVATVLSAQTTDLRVNQTTPALFAAYPTPEDMAAAVPEEMEEIIRPTGFFRAKTKSLLGLSAALRDEFGGEVPGRLEDLVKLPGVGRKTANVVLGNAFGVPGITVDTHFGRLVRRWKWTDEEDPVKVEAVVAGIFPKNEWTMLSHRVVFHGRRICHARKPACGACPVAPLCPSYGEGETDPVKAAKLLKYEMGGYPGQRLSPPADYPGKPAPALGAE
- a CDS encoding NUDIX hydrolase — encoded protein: MTHAYTPGMARAGNGSAEWLRNGSPGGPGPMDGMADAGVAVTTDGIPAWLDPVARAARSVQPQQLSRFLPPASGAGRQSAVLVLFGEGERGPELLLMERSGTLRSHAGQPSFPGGALDPEDGDQATTGPLRAALREAEEETGLDPRGVQIFGVLPRLYIPVSGFVVTPVLGWWRAPSPVGVVDPAETARVFTVPVADLTDPANRATAVHPSGHSGPAFLVESALVWGFTAGVIDRIVHYAGWERPWDRDRQVPLDWRA
- a CDS encoding MarP family serine protease; its protein translation is MNVLDILLLLAAVWFAVIGYRQGFVVGILSVIGFLGGGLVAVYLLPVIWDRLTEDAEVSTAVAIGAVVIVIVCASVGQAFTTHLGNKLRRYITWSPARALDATGGALVNVVAMLLVAWMIGLLLAGTSLPTLGKEVRSSSVLLGVDRVMPKQAPNWFQDFSSVLAQNGFPQVFSPFANEPITEVKAPDPALVGSPVAARAKKSIVKVVGTAPSCGKVLEGTGFVFSERRVMTNAHVVGGVDEPTVQIGGEGRLYDAKVVLYDWQRDIAVLDVPDLRARPLQFTDPDDDAETGDSAIVAGFPENGAYDVRSARVRARIDADGPDIYHRGTVRRDVYSLYATVRQGNSGGPLLTPDGKVYGVVFAKSLDDPETGYALTVDEIREDIEIGLEANQQVDSQGCAL
- a CDS encoding Crp/Fnr family transcriptional regulator, producing MDDVLRRAPLFAALDDEQAAELRASMSEVTLARGDALFHEGDQGDRLYVVTEGKVKLHRTSPDGRENMLAVLGPGELIGELSLFDPGPRTATASALTEVKLLGLGHGDLQPWLNARPEVATALLRAVARRLRKTNDQMSDLVFSDVPGRVARALLDLSRRFGVQSEEGIHVVHDLTQEELAQLVGASRETVNKALADFAGRGWLRLEARAVILLDVERLAKRSR